The following are from one region of the Hymenobacter radiodurans genome:
- the atpG gene encoding ATP synthase F1 subunit gamma, protein MASLKEVRSRIISVQSTQQITKAMKMVAAAKLRRAQDNILRMRPYAQRLNSILSNLTSSAESGVESEYSAQREVRRVLVIAITSDRGLAGAFNSNIFKGVNQLLASRYSTQAAAGNVTVLAIGKRAHEYFVRRRLPMLGNYNHVFGSLSFDTVRVAAEEAMEGFRSGQFDEVTMVYNEFKNVATQIVRAEQLLPLVAVEAPVTATPTANVDYIFEPSKEEIVQTLIPQSLKVQLYKAVLESNASEHGARMTAMDKATENAGELLKSLKLTYNRTRQAAITTEILEIVGGAEALAASR, encoded by the coding sequence ATGGCTAGTTTAAAAGAAGTTCGCAGCCGCATCATATCGGTGCAGAGCACGCAGCAAATCACCAAAGCCATGAAAATGGTGGCGGCGGCGAAGCTGCGCCGCGCACAGGATAACATCCTGCGCATGCGCCCGTACGCCCAGCGGCTAAACAGCATTCTGAGCAATCTGACTAGCTCAGCCGAAAGCGGAGTAGAAAGCGAATACAGCGCGCAGCGCGAAGTGCGTCGTGTGCTTGTCATAGCTATTACTTCTGACCGTGGCTTGGCGGGTGCCTTCAATAGCAACATTTTTAAAGGCGTAAATCAACTGTTAGCAAGCCGTTATAGCACTCAGGCGGCGGCTGGCAACGTAACCGTATTGGCTATTGGTAAGCGTGCTCACGAATATTTCGTGCGTCGCCGTCTACCGATGCTGGGCAATTACAACCACGTTTTTGGCTCTTTGTCATTCGATACGGTGCGCGTGGCGGCTGAGGAAGCAATGGAAGGTTTCCGTTCCGGTCAGTTCGACGAGGTAACTATGGTGTACAACGAGTTCAAAAACGTAGCGACGCAAATAGTACGCGCGGAGCAGTTGTTGCCTCTCGTAGCCGTTGAGGCACCCGTTACGGCAACGCCTACTGCGAATGTTGACTACATTTTTGAGCCCTCGAAAGAGGAAATCGTGCAAACCCTTATTCCGCAGTCGTTGAAGGTGCAGCTATATAAGGCTGTGCTGGAAAGCAACGCCTCAGAGCACGGTGCCCGTATGACGGCCATGGATAAGGCTACTGAAAACGCTGGTGAGTTGTTGAAGTCCCTGAAACTCACGTACAACCGTACGCGTCAGGCGGCAATTACCACTGAGATTCTTGAAATTGTGGGTGGTGCAGAAGCACTAGCTGCGAGTCGCTAG
- a CDS encoding HAD family hydrolase, producing MATASDYALIFDMDGVLIDNTAYQARAFQLLFREHDLTTNARRLLERLNGMPATNILKTVFRHTVPEKDLKKYADQREFLYRVLYWNKRREAAGLTDFLTAARAAGFKIGLGTASPPETIEYIIDHLHLRHLFDTITGKADVERGKPHADTFTVAAKQLKVAPERCIVFEDAVLGEQSAYKAGMRCVCLSTSVKASKFQNPMKVIKDFTEITPQDVLDLVEQFPSAPKPDKQLAQRQYAKL from the coding sequence ATGGCCACCGCTTCCGACTATGCCCTCATCTTTGATATGGATGGGGTTTTAATTGATAATACTGCTTACCAAGCTCGCGCCTTTCAGCTCCTATTTCGCGAACATGACTTGACAACCAATGCACGCCGGCTGCTGGAGCGCCTAAATGGTATGCCAGCCACCAATATTTTGAAAACTGTTTTTCGGCATACGGTACCCGAAAAAGACCTCAAGAAATACGCTGACCAACGCGAGTTTCTGTACCGGGTACTCTATTGGAATAAGCGTCGCGAGGCAGCTGGCCTCACCGACTTCCTGACGGCCGCGCGGGCCGCAGGTTTCAAAATAGGCCTCGGCACAGCTTCGCCGCCCGAAACGATTGAATACATCATCGACCATCTACACCTCCGCCACTTGTTCGATACCATTACGGGCAAGGCCGATGTAGAGCGGGGCAAGCCCCATGCCGACACGTTCACCGTTGCCGCCAAGCAGCTCAAGGTAGCGCCGGAACGGTGTATTGTATTTGAAGATGCCGTACTGGGTGAGCAATCAGCCTACAAGGCGGGCATGCGTTGCGTTTGCCTTAGCACGAGCGTGAAAGCGAGCAAGTTTCAAAACCCCATGAAAGTCATTAAGGACTTCACCGAAATTACCCCCCAGGATGTGCTGGATCTTGTAGAGCAGTTCCCTAGTGCACCGAAGCCTGATAAGCAATTGGCACAACGTCAGTATGCAAAACTTTAG
- the sdaAA gene encoding L-serine ammonia-lyase, iron-sulfur-dependent, subunit alpha encodes MSLLFNDFASWEAHCTRTGEALYQPVLAYEIEQKGRTEEEIWTGVQRAYDVMREAVHTGLTEDMTSRSGMVNNGAKKIAASPVTVLSPEFKQLITRALGAKEVNSCMGRVVAAPTAGASGILPGVLVTLQDLHKLDDHKIHEGLLVAAGIALIIEQNASLAGAVGGCQAETGSAAAMGAGAIVYCLGGDVEQTFAAVAITIQCMLGLICDPVAGLVEVPCVVRNASAAAIAFSSAQIAIAGVNPVIPVDQCVMALGEVGQSMETRYKETALGGLANTPRGREIEQRVLVQDINILPDEENNY; translated from the coding sequence ATGTCCTTATTATTCAATGATTTTGCTAGCTGGGAAGCGCATTGCACCCGTACCGGTGAGGCGCTGTATCAGCCCGTATTAGCCTACGAGATCGAGCAGAAAGGCCGCACCGAAGAGGAAATCTGGACGGGCGTGCAGCGGGCCTATGACGTGATGCGCGAAGCCGTGCATACCGGCCTCACCGAGGATATGACTTCCCGCTCAGGTATGGTAAACAACGGTGCCAAGAAGATTGCGGCCTCGCCGGTTACGGTGCTGTCGCCTGAGTTTAAGCAGCTTATTACTAGAGCGTTGGGAGCAAAGGAAGTGAATTCCTGCATGGGCCGGGTAGTAGCCGCGCCCACAGCTGGAGCCTCTGGTATTCTGCCTGGCGTGCTGGTCACGCTTCAGGATTTGCATAAACTCGACGATCATAAAATTCATGAAGGCTTGCTGGTGGCGGCCGGCATTGCGCTCATTATCGAGCAGAATGCTTCACTGGCCGGAGCTGTGGGCGGCTGCCAAGCCGAAACCGGCAGCGCGGCAGCTATGGGCGCCGGCGCTATTGTTTACTGCCTAGGAGGCGACGTGGAGCAAACCTTCGCGGCCGTAGCCATTACTATTCAGTGTATGCTGGGCCTCATCTGCGACCCGGTGGCGGGCCTAGTGGAAGTGCCGTGCGTAGTGCGCAATGCCTCAGCGGCAGCTATTGCTTTCTCCTCCGCTCAAATTGCCATTGCCGGCGTCAACCCAGTTATTCCCGTCGATCAATGCGTGATGGCGCTGGGGGAAGTAGGGCAGAGCATGGAAACCCGCTATAAGGAAACCGCTTTGGGTGGCCTTGCCAACACGCCCCGTGGCCGCGAAATAGAGCAGCGGGTATTGGTGCAAGACATCAACATTTTGCCCGACGAGGAAAACAATTATTGA
- a CDS encoding F0F1 ATP synthase subunit B, giving the protein MPPLVTPELGLIFWQLVIFGLVLLLLAKFAWRPILASLKEREDSIESALRMADQAKLEMQQLKAGNEKLLTEARQERDKIMQEATQMANQLIEQAKTKANEEGGRMIVQAREAIQNEKNAALAEVKNTAAQLSIDIAERILRRELADSSSQQQLVDSYLKDVKLN; this is encoded by the coding sequence ATGCCTCCCTTAGTAACCCCCGAATTAGGTCTGATCTTCTGGCAGTTGGTGATTTTTGGCTTGGTGCTGCTTTTGCTGGCCAAGTTTGCTTGGCGTCCCATTCTTGCCTCCCTTAAAGAGCGGGAAGATTCTATTGAAAGCGCCCTACGCATGGCTGACCAAGCCAAGCTAGAGATGCAACAGTTGAAAGCCGGCAACGAAAAGCTGCTGACTGAAGCTCGCCAAGAGCGTGACAAGATCATGCAGGAAGCCACTCAAATGGCTAACCAGTTGATCGAGCAAGCCAAGACGAAGGCGAATGAAGAAGGCGGCCGCATGATCGTGCAGGCCCGCGAAGCCATTCAGAACGAGAAAAACGCTGCACTGGCTGAAGTGAAAAACACGGCTGCTCAGCTTTCTATTGATATTGCTGAGCGCATTTTGCGTCGCGAACTAGCCGACAGTAGCTCCCAGCAGCAACTCGTAGACTCGTACCTGAAAGACGTAAAGCTCAACTAA
- a CDS encoding DUF6766 family protein, with protein MPTHPPASPVWRWLYENSLSLVVTTLVVLTLVGQFFTGWHDYNDELKQMQLAPLSLGQYFQSGHFIEATFENWESEFLQMGLYVLLTVWLRQRGSSESKKLYEEEEVDQDPDPNKKDAPSAVKRGGWVLKLYQNSLSLTFFLLFLGALYLHALGGAEVYNIEQVHEGEAQVSVWGYMQTSRFWFESLQNWQSEFLSIVSIVVLSIFLRQKGSPESKPVDASYAETGK; from the coding sequence ATGCCTACCCACCCACCTGCATCACCCGTATGGCGCTGGCTCTACGAGAACAGCCTTTCGCTTGTCGTAACTACTTTAGTCGTGCTTACGCTTGTGGGTCAGTTCTTTACGGGGTGGCATGATTACAACGATGAACTGAAGCAGATGCAGCTCGCGCCACTTTCGTTGGGGCAATATTTTCAATCGGGCCACTTTATAGAAGCCACGTTTGAGAACTGGGAAAGCGAGTTTCTGCAAATGGGCCTCTATGTGCTGCTCACCGTCTGGTTGCGGCAGCGAGGCTCTTCCGAATCCAAAAAGCTATACGAGGAAGAAGAAGTTGACCAAGATCCTGACCCCAATAAGAAGGATGCGCCAAGCGCTGTAAAGCGCGGTGGCTGGGTATTGAAGCTGTATCAAAACTCACTTAGCTTAACCTTTTTCCTGCTATTTCTGGGCGCATTGTACCTGCATGCTTTGGGTGGAGCAGAAGTATACAACATTGAGCAGGTACATGAAGGCGAAGCTCAGGTAAGCGTGTGGGGGTATATGCAAACCTCCCGGTTTTGGTTTGAATCGCTACAAAACTGGCAGAGCGAGTTCCTGTCCATTGTTTCCATTGTAGTCTTATCCATCTTTCTGCGTCAGAAAGGCTCGCCCGAATCAAAGCCGGTAGATGCGAGCTACGCCGAAACGGGCAAATAG
- the atpH gene encoding ATP synthase F1 subunit delta: MSEQRAASRYAKSMLDLAQERGNLPQVKEDMDLFAKTLEQNRDLRLLLRNPIVKHDKKLAILRAIFGGKVSEVTEKFFTIITQHNRESALEWVATEFQSQYETLRGIQVAQVTTAQPLTPALREEVTQLVRRQTGLQSITLTEKVDESLIGGFVLRVGDQQIDDSVRNRLRKLRGEFSQNPYQPQL, translated from the coding sequence ATGTCTGAACAACGAGCTGCTTCCCGCTATGCTAAGTCTATGCTAGACTTGGCCCAGGAGCGGGGCAATCTGCCGCAGGTAAAGGAAGATATGGATCTGTTTGCCAAAACTTTGGAGCAGAACCGTGACTTGCGTCTCTTGCTGCGTAACCCTATTGTGAAGCACGACAAGAAGTTAGCTATTCTGCGCGCCATTTTCGGTGGCAAAGTGTCGGAGGTGACGGAGAAGTTTTTCACCATCATCACGCAGCACAACCGCGAAAGTGCCTTGGAATGGGTAGCTACTGAGTTTCAGAGTCAATACGAAACCCTCCGCGGTATTCAGGTGGCCCAAGTCACAACGGCTCAGCCCCTGACTCCCGCATTGCGCGAGGAAGTAACCCAACTGGTACGCCGTCAAACCGGCCTCCAGAGCATTACGCTTACCGAGAAAGTTGACGAATCACTCATTGGCGGTTTCGTGCTGCGCGTGGGTGATCAGCAAATTGATGACTCGGTGCGCAACCGCTTGCGCAAGCTGCGCGGCGAGTTCTCTCAGAACCCCTACCAACCCCAACTATAA
- the atpE gene encoding ATP synthase F0 subunit C translates to MLLSLFLQAVSDVSNSVGLAVMGAGIGAGLVALGVGLGIGRIGGSAMEAIGRQPEAAGRIQTAMLIVAALIEGLGLFAVVVCLLISFNL, encoded by the coding sequence ATGCTTCTTTCTCTGTTTTTGCAGGCTGTCAGTGACGTTTCCAATTCGGTTGGTCTAGCCGTAATGGGTGCCGGTATCGGTGCCGGTCTGGTTGCTCTTGGTGTTGGTCTGGGTATCGGCCGCATCGGTGGTAGCGCCATGGAAGCCATTGGCCGTCAGCCCGAAGCTGCAGGTCGCATCCAAACTGCTATGTTGATTGTAGCGGCTCTGATCGAAGGTCTGGGTCTGTTTGCAGTCGTAGTCTGCTTGCTGATTTCCTTCAACCTCTAG
- a CDS encoding NAD(P)H-hydrate dehydratase: MKILTAAQTRAADQATIQAEGISSEALMERAATIFTDWLTARQSPQEAGEILILCGPGNNGGDGLVVARRLYGRDYKVRVAVLPSEKQSADFQKNFQKLPPEVIATELSATDLPPIPAGTLVIDALFGTGLTRPLEGLAATVVQHLNAAQARVVAVDIPSGLLSDAPQPAESAIVRARHTVSFELPKLAFMLPHNAAYVGQWHVLPIDLDQTFIEETETKLHFLDANLVAGRLQKRARFAHKGTYGHALLLAGSKGKIGAAVLAAQACLRSGVGLLTVRVPSVGYNVLQTAVPEAMCLTDPSADFLSELPDLAPYSSIGIGPGLGKEKAPQQVLAQLLREAKVPLVLDADALNILAENRELLAALPADSLLTPHPKEFERLAGPARDDYHRLDLLREFCQQHSCYTVLKGANTCLGTPDGTLYFNSTGNPGMATGGSGDVLTGILTALRAQPLSPLDAALVGIYAHGRAGDLAAQSTGEAGLIAGDITRFIGPALAELTTKEPF, encoded by the coding sequence ATGAAGATTCTTACCGCCGCCCAAACCCGCGCCGCCGACCAGGCTACCATTCAAGCTGAAGGCATCAGCTCTGAAGCTCTCATGGAGCGAGCTGCTACCATATTCACCGATTGGCTCACCGCGCGGCAGTCGCCCCAGGAAGCGGGTGAAATACTCATCCTCTGTGGCCCCGGCAACAACGGCGGCGACGGGTTGGTGGTAGCCCGCCGGTTATACGGCCGCGACTATAAGGTAAGGGTTGCCGTGCTGCCTTCTGAAAAGCAGTCGGCCGATTTTCAGAAGAATTTCCAAAAATTGCCCCCCGAGGTAATAGCTACTGAGCTATCAGCTACAGATTTGCCCCCCATCCCGGCGGGCACCCTCGTAATTGACGCGCTGTTTGGCACTGGTCTGACGCGGCCTCTGGAAGGCTTGGCAGCCACCGTCGTGCAGCACCTGAACGCCGCCCAGGCACGCGTAGTCGCCGTGGATATTCCGTCCGGGCTGTTGTCCGATGCGCCCCAACCCGCTGAAAGCGCCATCGTGCGGGCCCGCCACACGGTCAGCTTTGAGTTGCCGAAGCTGGCGTTCATGCTGCCTCACAATGCGGCATATGTTGGCCAATGGCATGTGCTACCTATCGATTTGGACCAGACGTTCATTGAGGAAACCGAAACCAAGCTTCACTTTCTTGACGCCAACTTAGTAGCCGGACGGCTTCAAAAGCGGGCACGCTTTGCGCATAAAGGCACGTATGGCCACGCCTTGTTGCTAGCGGGCAGCAAGGGCAAGATAGGTGCCGCCGTACTAGCCGCCCAGGCTTGCCTGCGGAGCGGCGTGGGTCTGCTTACCGTGCGCGTTCCGTCTGTAGGCTACAATGTGTTGCAAACGGCGGTGCCGGAGGCCATGTGCCTCACCGACCCTTCTGCCGATTTCCTATCTGAGCTACCCGATCTTGCGCCTTACTCTAGTATCGGAATCGGGCCCGGCCTGGGCAAAGAAAAAGCCCCCCAGCAGGTGTTGGCGCAACTTCTGCGCGAAGCGAAAGTACCGCTCGTGCTGGACGCCGATGCCTTGAATATATTGGCCGAAAACCGGGAGTTGTTGGCCGCACTTCCCGCTGATTCGCTGCTCACGCCTCACCCCAAGGAATTTGAACGCCTCGCCGGACCGGCCCGCGACGATTATCATCGGCTCGATTTGCTACGCGAATTTTGCCAACAGCATAGCTGCTATACCGTTCTGAAGGGCGCGAACACGTGCCTGGGCACGCCCGATGGCACTCTTTATTTCAACAGCACCGGCAACCCTGGCATGGCTACGGGCGGTTCCGGCGACGTGCTCACGGGCATTCTTACGGCATTGCGGGCCCAGCCGCTCTCCCCCCTCGACGCCGCCTTGGTCGGCATCTACGCGCATGGCCGCGCCGGCGATTTAGCAGCCCAATCAACCGGTGAAGCAGGCTTAATAGCGGGCGATATCACACGTTTCATCGGACCAGCTTTGGCGGAATTAACGACCAAAGAGCCGTTTTGA
- a CDS encoding inorganic diphosphatase, with protein sequence MTHFNPWHDVERGDNAPNVVNGIIEIPKGSKGKYELDKASGLLKLDRVLFSAVHYPAAYGFIPQTYCDDKDPLDILVICSVDVVPMCIIEAKVIGVMQMIDQNEEDDKIIAVAANDISVNHFNDIADLPPHTLREMRRFFEDYKALENKQVSVERFMGREDAYRIIADSIKLYNDTFPLGGATPPVKPRPAGVEL encoded by the coding sequence ATGACTCACTTTAACCCCTGGCACGATGTAGAGCGCGGTGATAACGCTCCGAACGTTGTAAATGGCATCATCGAAATCCCGAAGGGTTCGAAAGGCAAATACGAGTTGGATAAGGCCAGCGGCCTGCTCAAACTGGACCGCGTGCTATTCTCAGCAGTGCATTATCCTGCCGCTTACGGCTTTATTCCTCAAACCTACTGCGACGATAAAGACCCCCTCGATATCCTGGTTATCTGCTCCGTTGATGTGGTGCCCATGTGTATCATTGAGGCTAAAGTCATTGGCGTGATGCAGATGATTGACCAGAATGAGGAGGACGACAAGATTATTGCCGTAGCCGCCAACGATATTTCGGTGAACCACTTCAATGACATCGCCGATTTGCCCCCCCATACCTTGCGCGAGATGCGCCGGTTCTTTGAGGACTATAAAGCCTTGGAAAACAAGCAAGTGTCGGTAGAGCGCTTCATGGGCCGCGAAGATGCTTACCGCATCATCGCCGACAGCATTAAGCTCTACAACGATACGTTTCCCCTAGGTGGCGCGACGCCGCCCGTGAAGCCTCGCCCGGCAGGCGTTGAGTTGTAA
- a CDS encoding UbiA prenyltransferase family protein, whose protein sequence is MIGFLAHLAAISLLYSLPVVRIRGRWRALRDLPLLKVFLIAYVWAAVTVWIPALYLHKTLTAPVVLVLFARRFFFILALAFVFDIRDYTKDLLSGTHTFPGLFGVKATKLLALLALAVAGVLIPQGVTPLYLLVLTIPIALAAVIVWYADEMRPDYYFAVLADGVMLVQFLAVYWVS, encoded by the coding sequence ATGATTGGTTTTCTGGCTCATCTGGCCGCTATATCACTACTGTATTCATTGCCCGTCGTGCGTATTCGTGGCCGGTGGCGAGCCCTGCGCGATTTGCCGCTGCTCAAAGTGTTCCTGATTGCTTATGTCTGGGCGGCCGTCACCGTCTGGATTCCGGCTCTTTACCTGCACAAAACCTTGACCGCGCCCGTAGTACTCGTGCTTTTCGCACGCCGCTTTTTCTTTATTCTGGCGTTGGCTTTCGTATTTGATATCCGCGACTATACCAAAGACCTGTTGAGCGGCACCCACACGTTTCCGGGGCTTTTTGGAGTAAAGGCCACCAAACTATTAGCCTTACTAGCTTTAGCCGTCGCGGGCGTCCTCATCCCTCAGGGCGTCACGCCGCTTTATTTGCTAGTGCTTACCATCCCAATTGCCTTGGCCGCAGTAATCGTATGGTACGCAGATGAAATGCGCCCCGATTACTACTTCGCGGTGTTGGCCGATGGGGTCATGTTGGTGCAGTTTCTAGCAGTATACTGGGTATCCTGA
- the atpA gene encoding F0F1 ATP synthase subunit alpha: MAEVRPDEVSAILREQLSNFKTAAELEEVGTVLQVGDGVARIYGLGNAQSGELLEFENGLQALVLNLEEDNVGAVMLGDYSDIREGATVRRTNKIASIKVGEGIIGRVVNTLGQPIDGRGPIAGELYEMPLERKAPGVIYRQPVNEPLQTGIKAIDAMIPIGRGQRELIIGDRQTGKSTVALDAILNQREFFERGEPVFCIYVAVGQKASTVAQVVNALQRGGAMDYTVVVAASASDPAPMQFFAPFTGAAIGEFFRDTGRPALVVYDDLSKQAVAYREVSLLLRRPPGREAYPGDVFYLHSRLLERAAKINASDTIARDMNDLPESIKHLVKGGGSLTALPLIETQAGDVSAYIPTNVISITDGQIFLETNLFNSGVRPAINVGISVSRVGGNAQIKSMKKVAGTLKLDQAQFRELEAFAKFGSDLDASTKLTIERGRRNLEILKQPQFSPVKVEDQVAIIYAATNGLLDNVPVEKVRAFEIEFRQVMQTRHPEALQALKAGKLDDSITNAIRQVAKDLSASYAK, translated from the coding sequence ATGGCAGAAGTACGTCCGGATGAAGTATCCGCCATCCTGCGGGAGCAGTTGTCCAATTTCAAGACCGCAGCCGAACTTGAAGAAGTCGGCACGGTGCTGCAGGTGGGCGACGGTGTAGCCCGCATCTACGGACTGGGCAATGCCCAGTCGGGGGAATTGCTAGAATTTGAAAACGGCCTGCAAGCCCTAGTTCTTAACCTTGAAGAAGACAACGTAGGTGCCGTAATGCTCGGCGACTACAGCGATATTCGTGAGGGAGCTACGGTACGCCGCACAAATAAAATTGCCTCCATCAAAGTAGGTGAAGGCATTATTGGCCGTGTGGTAAACACACTCGGTCAGCCCATCGACGGTCGTGGTCCAATTGCTGGTGAACTGTATGAAATGCCCTTAGAGCGCAAAGCTCCCGGTGTTATCTACCGTCAGCCAGTAAACGAGCCACTGCAAACGGGTATCAAGGCTATCGACGCCATGATTCCGATTGGCCGTGGCCAGCGTGAATTGATCATCGGTGACCGTCAGACGGGAAAGTCTACCGTTGCTCTTGACGCTATTCTGAATCAGCGCGAGTTCTTCGAGCGTGGTGAGCCCGTATTCTGCATTTATGTAGCCGTAGGTCAGAAGGCTTCTACGGTTGCTCAGGTAGTAAACGCTCTGCAGCGCGGTGGCGCTATGGACTATACAGTGGTTGTTGCGGCTTCGGCTTCTGACCCAGCTCCGATGCAGTTCTTTGCTCCCTTCACAGGTGCTGCTATCGGTGAGTTCTTCCGCGATACTGGTCGCCCAGCACTGGTTGTATATGATGACTTATCAAAGCAAGCTGTGGCTTACCGTGAGGTGTCGTTGCTGCTACGTCGTCCTCCAGGCCGCGAGGCATATCCTGGTGACGTATTCTATCTGCATAGCCGTTTGCTGGAGCGTGCCGCGAAGATTAATGCTTCCGACACTATCGCCCGCGACATGAACGACTTACCTGAGAGCATTAAGCACCTGGTAAAAGGCGGTGGTTCACTGACAGCTCTTCCCCTGATCGAGACTCAAGCTGGTGACGTATCAGCCTATATCCCGACCAACGTAATCTCGATTACAGACGGCCAGATCTTCTTGGAAACCAACTTGTTCAACTCCGGTGTGCGTCCTGCTATTAACGTGGGTATATCGGTGTCGCGCGTAGGAGGTAACGCTCAGATCAAGTCGATGAAGAAAGTTGCCGGTACGCTGAAGCTGGACCAAGCCCAGTTCCGTGAACTAGAGGCTTTCGCCAAGTTCGGTTCCGACCTCGATGCTTCTACTAAGCTCACGATTGAGCGTGGCCGTCGCAACTTGGAGATTCTGAAGCAGCCTCAGTTCTCGCCTGTCAAGGTGGAAGATCAGGTAGCCATTATCTATGCTGCTACCAATGGCTTGCTAGACAATGTGCCCGTTGAGAAGGTTCGCGCCTTCGAGATTGAGTTCCGCCAAGTTATGCAAACCCGTCATCCTGAGGCGTTACAAGCGCTGAAAGCAGGTAAGCTCGACGACAGCATCACAAACGCTATCCGTCAGGTAGCGAAGGATTTGTCGGCGTCTTACGCAAAATAA
- a CDS encoding alkaline phosphatase family protein has translation MKKSLFLLLAAVLAAPTFAQKKGKSLDRPKLVVGIVVDQMRYDYLYRYWDKYGTGGFRRLLGEGFSYENTHYNYVPTYTGPGHASIYTGTTPSVHGIVGNNWFVREAGRATYVTEDKTVQSVGGTAEAGQQSPRHMLTSTITDELRLATNFQAKVIGVSMKDRGSILPAGHSATGAYWYDGVNGAFITSTFYQTSLPEWVTKFNERNLPAQYLDKSWTTLLPIGQYTESTADDVPWEGPFRGEAKPVFPHDLPTLSAAPTTQTKTTLQTAGEKPP, from the coding sequence TTGAAAAAGAGCCTATTCCTGTTGCTAGCCGCCGTCTTGGCAGCGCCGACTTTTGCCCAGAAAAAGGGAAAGTCCCTTGACCGCCCGAAGCTGGTGGTGGGCATTGTGGTCGACCAAATGCGCTACGATTACCTCTATCGCTATTGGGATAAATATGGAACAGGAGGCTTTAGACGGCTGCTTGGCGAAGGATTCAGCTACGAGAACACGCATTACAACTACGTGCCTACCTACACTGGACCGGGCCACGCCAGCATTTATACAGGCACTACGCCCTCCGTTCACGGTATTGTGGGCAACAATTGGTTTGTACGGGAGGCGGGGCGCGCCACGTATGTAACCGAGGACAAGACGGTGCAGTCGGTGGGCGGAACAGCGGAGGCGGGGCAACAGTCGCCGCGCCATATGCTTACCAGCACCATCACCGACGAGCTGCGGCTAGCCACCAATTTTCAGGCGAAAGTAATTGGGGTCTCCATGAAGGATCGGGGCTCCATTCTGCCAGCTGGTCATTCCGCTACCGGTGCGTATTGGTACGATGGGGTCAATGGCGCCTTTATTACCAGTACCTTTTACCAAACCAGCTTGCCTGAGTGGGTGACTAAGTTTAACGAACGAAATCTGCCGGCTCAATACCTAGACAAGTCCTGGACTACGTTACTGCCCATCGGGCAGTACACGGAGAGCACCGCCGATGATGTGCCTTGGGAAGGACCGTTCAGAGGAGAAGCCAAGCCGGTATTTCCGCATGACTTGCCTACGCTAAGTGCTGCTCCGACCACACAGACGAAGACCACATTGCAAACCGCTGGCGAAAAGCCCCCTTAG
- a CDS encoding alkaline phosphatase family protein, with protein sequence MSLDFAMEAIRAEKLGQRGITDFLALSFSSTDYVGHQFGPNSIEAEDTYLRLDLEIKRLLDYLDKTVGKGNALIFLSADHGAAHSPDFLRSHRIPAGSVGPRIMRDSVQRELVRRHGAGNWVLAYDNQQVYLNRPLIAERKQNLRQFQDEVADIVLRFAGVTRAITSDDLQKSHWESGMLMFLENGFFPKRSGDVLVVLEPGWLESYAYPVNRGTTHGSSGNYDTHVPLVFWGWHVRHGESRAPAAITDIAPTIASWLHIQEPDGCTGKPLVEVLR encoded by the coding sequence TTGTCCCTTGATTTTGCCATGGAAGCAATTCGGGCAGAGAAACTGGGCCAGCGGGGCATAACCGATTTTCTGGCTCTGAGCTTTTCCTCGACTGATTACGTGGGGCACCAGTTTGGGCCTAATTCCATTGAGGCGGAAGACACCTATCTGCGGCTGGACTTGGAAATAAAACGGTTGCTCGATTATTTGGATAAAACAGTTGGCAAGGGCAACGCCCTGATTTTCCTGTCGGCTGACCATGGCGCGGCACACTCGCCCGACTTTCTGCGCAGCCACCGCATCCCGGCGGGCTCGGTGGGGCCGCGCATCATGCGTGACTCGGTGCAGCGCGAACTGGTGCGCCGACATGGGGCCGGTAACTGGGTGTTGGCTTACGATAATCAACAGGTATATCTCAACCGTCCGCTTATTGCTGAGCGCAAACAAAACTTACGGCAGTTTCAGGACGAGGTAGCTGATATTGTGTTGAGGTTTGCGGGCGTGACGCGTGCCATTACCTCCGACGATTTGCAGAAGTCACACTGGGAAAGCGGTATGCTGATGTTCTTAGAAAACGGTTTTTTCCCCAAGCGCAGCGGCGACGTGCTGGTCGTGCTGGAGCCCGGCTGGTTGGAATCGTATGCTTATCCGGTAAATCGGGGCACCACCCACGGCTCATCGGGCAACTACGATACCCATGTGCCGTTAGTGTTCTGGGGCTGGCACGTGCGCCACGGCGAATCGCGCGCTCCGGCTGCTATTACCGATATTGCACCCACAATTGCCAGCTGGCTCCACATTCAGGAACCGGATGGCTGCACGGGAAAGCCGTTGGTAGAGGTATTGCGTTAG